The genomic segment GTAATCAATTCATGTCACTCCTTTCCTATTATTTACCTGCTTTACCTTCTTTACGTCTTACATATTCGCCTTCGTATCTGATACCTTTACCTTTATATGGCTCAGGCTTTCTTAAATCTCTTATTTTAGCAGCATAATTTCCAACTAACTGCTTGTTTATACCCTTAACAATTATTTCAGTTTGAGATGGTGTTTCTACTGTGATACCCTCTGGGTCTTCCATATCTACTGGATGGGAAAATCCAAGCTGTAAATTAAGAACTTTACCCTTCTTTTGGGCACGGTATCCAACACCAATTATTTGAAGTTTCTTTTCGTAT from the Maledivibacter sp. genome contains:
- the rplF gene encoding 50S ribosomal protein L6, which gives rise to MSRIGKQPITIPQGVQVTVTEKNLVVVKGPKGELSEQINPDIKVNINDNVITIERPSDKKDHRALHGLSRALIANMLEGVTNGYEKKLQIIGVGYRAQKKGKVLNLQLGFSHPVDMEDPEGITVETPSQTEIIVKGINKQLVGNYAAKIRDLRKPEPYKGKGIRYEGEYVRRKEGKAGK